The window TCTGGCGGGCGAAGAACTCGCGGTAGGCCGCGAGGATGGCCTCCTCCTCGGACGCGGCGACGCCGGCCTGAGTCGACGTGGCCGTCGGAGTGGCCAACGGCCCAGCGGCAGGATCGAGGTCGACGTCGCCCCCCGAGCTGCACCCGGCGCTCGCCGTCAGCGCAAGCATCACGGCCGCCGCCGTCACCGCACGGGCGTCACGCCGGCGGGCCCCGCCATCCCCCCGGCGGCACCATGACTTGGTCAGGAACATCCGTACCCCCCTTGCTCCCAGATCGGTCCTATCACCCGTTTCGGGCACTTCGCAGGGTTTCCACCAGATCCGTGGAATCTTTCCGATAAGTGCCCAGCACGCGGGAGCGCGTTCAGGTAGCGCTTCTCCTCTGTGTGCGCGATCCCCGGCAACATCGACAACCCGGGGCTACGACTTCCATGGGGCCTGGAAACGGGCGCGCTACGAGGCGAGTACGGCGTGCCGGTCCGGGCGGTGCTGCGGCAAGGTGACGGCGGTGCGGGCGGGCGTGCGCATCGACTCCGCGCGGGTCGCCCGGACCGCCGCCTCGATCGCCGGTCCCCGCAGCGCGGCCGGGCCGCCGGTCGCCCAGCGCTCGGCCAGGCCCGGCCAACCCGGCGCGCCGAGCAGGAGCACGGTGACCCGGCGGGCCTGCCACGGCGGGATGCCGAGCGTGATCGCGAGGGTGCGCCAACCCGGCACCTCCGTGCGGTCCGGGCGGTTGTTCTGCGCGTGCTCGGCGACGTGCAGCACTACCTCGCGGGCGGTCGCCGCCGGCCAGCCGCCACGCACGAGAACCTCGGCGAGGGTGCCGTGGTCGGAGTCGGCTTCGCACGGGATGTGGTCGGTGACCGGCCGGTCGTACCCGTCCTCGACCAGGGCGGTCAGGCTCATCGGCCGGGCCAGTGCGGCCGGGTCGACGACGGTCCGCCACTCGCCGTGGCGAGGTTGTTCGCCGCGCTCGCCGGCGGTGCGGAAGCGTTCGATCCGCCACGCGGTCCACACCGACGTGCGGTACCGCTCCGCCATCCGGTCCCCGAGCACGGCCCGGCGCACCGCGGTGGTCACCACACCCCACGGTGACGACGCCGAGCGCAGCGTCGGATTCGCCAACGCCTCCCACGCCGCCGACCACCCGGTCGCCTCCGCGGACTCCGCCGCCGACCCGCACAACCCGGCCGCCCGCACCGCCGGCGCCACGATCTCGCGGCGGGCATAGGCAAGCAGCAGATCCCCCGTGGGACCGTTCCACCCCTCGACCTCGACCCGGTCAAGTGCGGCGAGCAGCCGCGGCGTGCTCTCCACCTCATCAAGTAGTGCCTGGCGTTCCAGCGTCATCGCGTTCGTGGACATCGGGACCTCCCCTAACTGGCGTGTTTGGTGCCAGCACGGTCCCGACGGGCGGTTGTCACGATGCTTGACAGCGAGCACATCGGTGCAGGTCAACCGGTTGTCGCGATGCTTGACAGCCGGTTGCCCGTCCGCTTGCCCGCCCCGGATCCGGCACGTCGCCTACGGCGATCAGGGCGGTCCCGGGACCCGCGATTGCCCGCGGCCCGGCAACCGCCCGGCGGTGCCCACCGGCTCGCGTGTCAAGCAACTCGACAACCGCCGGCTCCGATCCTGGACAGCCCGCGAGCCATGCCGGCCACCCCCGGGCCGACGCGCTCACCCGACCCGAAAGGAGCCGACCGATGACCACCGACAGCGCCCGCCAGGATTCGGACGCGAAGACCCCCGCGGCCACCCAGCCCCGAGGGGAGCCCACCTCGACCCCGCCCGAGCCCACGGACGCGGTCAACGTCCACGACCCACGATTGAGTGCCGTCCGGATCGCCCGGCAGATGGACGACCTGGCCCGGGCCCTGACCTACACGACTCGGCCCGGCGACCCGCGACTCGGACGGGTGCCCGACATCTACAGCGTCCTCGGCTCCCTCCATGAAGCACTGGCCAAGCTGCCCCAGATCTGTGGCCAGATCGCCACCGCCCTCGGGCACCACGAGGTCGGCGGCCAGCTGCGGGCAGCGCCCGGGTTCCCCCACGCGGGCGACCCCCGGCTCGCGGTCATCGAGGCGGTCGCGGAGCTCCAGGTCGCTGCTGCTGCGACCGCCGCAGCGGGCACGTCGCTCGTGCACGCCAAGTCCGCGATCAGCGGCCTCAGCCACACCGAGGCGCCCCGGGCCGACCACCGCCACGCCTTCCAGGCGCGCCCGGTCAAGTCCCCGCCGTCTACGCCGCCGCCCCGAGGCGGTGCCGGCCTCAGTCGCTAGACCAACCCGCCACAACGACCACCGTCATCACCCGCAGGAGGGCCAGATGCCTCGCACCGCCATCCCCGCACCCCGCCACCCCGCCGAACCGACGGCGCCGCCGGTCGAGCGCATGCTGCTCACCGTCGAGGAAGCCGCCGCCGCGATCGGCGTCGGGCGCAGCCTCATGTACGAACTCATCGCCGCCGGCGCCGTCGAGACGGTCCGCGTCGGACGCCTGCGCCGCGTCCGGCCCGAGGCGTTGCACGACTACGTCGCCTCGCTCTCCCAGTAGCGCCCCGCACTGTCCAAGGCCGCACCGCTTGCGGCGACCGCAGCGACGCCGGGCCGACATGCCCGGGGTCGCGGCGGCCTTGTTCAGTCGTCGGTCTCGACGATGGGCGCACCATCTGCGGCGCGCTGCACCGCCTCACATCCGCCCTTGGCCCCAGCCAGCGAGTCGTAGGCCTCACCGACGGCGACGATCTCGCCGTTACCGGCCTTCAGCCGGAAGCGGTACTTGCCGGCCTTGTCGAAGAACTTATGAGCCTGATCTGCGATCAGCGCGATGACCTGCGATTCTGGTCGTAAAAGGCCTTGTGACCTGCGAAGACTTGCAGTTGATGTTCCGAGCCACCCGCTTTCCAAGTCTGGGGTCGGGCGTTCTCCCAGGTCCGGTGGTGTCTGCCACGCTCGGCTGCGCGGTCGGCGGGCGCCGACGGACGGGTCCGGACGTGGGCGAATGAGACCACAACTGATCCGAAAATCGGACCTGTAGTGGCGCGCGGCAGCGAACCCCGGCCGGTGACCGCGGTGGGGTTGTGGTGGTGTGTTCAGGCGGCGGGCTCGACCGTGACGGTGTAGCCGAGGGCTTCGAGCTGGCGGATGTGGTTGCGCTTCTTCAGCTCGGGGTTGGTGCGGGAGTCGTACCAGCTGGCTCCGAGGTCTTCGAATCGTGCCTCGGGATTGTTGAGCAGGTGCCAGACGATGACGAGGATCGATCGGCCGACCGCGACGATGGCCTTCTTCTTTCCGCGGCGGCGGGCGATACGCCGGTATCGCTCGCCGAGGAAGGTATCGGTGCGCCCGGCCGCCACGGCGGACTCGCCCAGAACGCGCGCCAGGTAGCAGTTGCCGTGCCCGGTCGCGCCCTTGCCCTTCTGCTTTCCCGCGGACTCCTTCACCCCGGGCGCGAACCGAGCCCAGGACGACAGGTGGGCCGGGGTGGGGAAGCGACTCATGTCCAGGCCCACCTCGGCGATGATCACCTGCGCGGCGATCGCACCGACTCCGGGGATCTCATCGAGGCGGGCCACTGCCGTGGCGAAAGGGGCGACGTGGGCCTCGATCCTGGTTTCGACCTCGGCGATATCGGCGCTGATCGCATCGATTCGGCTGAGCATCTTGCCCAGCAGGAACCCGTGATGGGCGGTGAAGTACCCGGTGAAGGCTTCCTCCAGCAGGGCGAGCTTGCCGCGCATGGGCCCGCGCGCCATCTCGGCGAGGACCTTCGGATTGCGCTCCCCGGCGATCAGCGCGGCCAGCATCGCCCGTCCGGACACCCCGAAGATGTCGCTGACCGCGACGCTGAGTTTGATCTGGGCGTCTTCGAGTAGCTTCTCCACCCGCTGCTTTTCCGCGGTCCGGGTGACGACCAGGTCGATCCGATAGCGAGTCAGGTCCCGCAACTGACGAATCTGTGCCGGCGGGACGAAGCTGGCCCGGATCATCTGCCGCTCAGCGACCTTGGCCAGCCACACCGCGTCCAACCGGTCGGTCTTCGGTCGCCCGGGCAGGTGCTTGACGTCCTTGGCGTTGACCAGCCACGGGTCGAAGCCCAGCGCCTCCAGCAGATAGAAGTGAGGTCGACCCGGGGCGCCCTGCCGGTGTTTCCACCGGTGGTTTCCCCGGGCCGCCTCCCGCACCCGCCGTGCCCGTTTCCGGGCAACGGGCGCTCCACAAGCCCCGCTCGGTCTCGTGGCATTCGTCATCCCGCGGCCGTCCATGGTGTCGGGATCGCTGCTCCCCGGTAGCGGTAGCGCGTTGTGCGCACCGTGGCCGGATTGAACAGCATCCGTTCAGCCGTGGTCGGCCACCACCGCCCGCCGCAGTAGCGGCGGCGGATGTCCTTCACGGTGCTCCGGCGGTGTTTGCGGCGCAACCACGCGAAGACCCGGGCCCAGGTATAGGCGCCCAGGTAGGCGAAGGTGGCACTGGACACCCCAGGCCGGAAGTAGGCGCACCAACCCCGCAGCAGCGAGTTGATCCGCAGCAACAGGATTTGGAGCGGCTGGTTCGTGCCGATCTGACGACACAACGCCCGGACCTTGCCCGTCACGGCCATCACGGCTTTGCGCGAGGGATAGGTGTAGACGTAGTACCGGTTGGTGCCCCGCTTGCGGTGACGCTGGATGCGCCACCCGAGGAACACCAGCCCCTCATCGATGTGGGTGATCAGCGTCTTCTCCGGAGACAGGCGCAAACCCATCCCGGTCAAGACCTCCGCCATCTCCTCACGCAGGGCCTCGGCGTCGGCTCGGGTGCCGTGCACGAGCAGGCACCAGTCGTCCGCATACCGCACCAGGCGGTAGTTGGGCAGACCCTGAGCGCGGCGCTTAGACCGCTGGTGACGGCTGGCTCCGGACCCGCCCGGAGCCTGGACGATGTACTCGTCCAGGACCGCGAGGGCCACGTTGCTCAGCAGCGGCGAAAGGATCGACCCTTGTGGGGTGCCGGTGTCGGTCTCCCGCAGGACCCGGTCCTCACCGAGGATCCCGGCCTTGAGGAACGCCTTCACCAAGGCCAAGACGCGTTTGTCCCCGACTCGCGCCCGCACCCGGTCCATCAGGGCCGGATGGGAGATTTCATCGAAGCAGGCCTTGATGTCGCCCTCGACCACCCACTCATAGGAGCGGGAGGACAGCAGGCGGACCTCGGCCACCGCGTCATGAGCCCGGCGCCTCGGGCGGAACCCGTAGGAGCACGGGAGGAAATCCGCCTCGAAGATCGGCTCCAACACCAACTTCAGGGACGCCTGGACCACCCGGTCCCGGACGGCGGCTATCCCCAGGCGACGCCACTTGCCGTCGGCCTTGGGGATCATCCGTTCCCGCACCGGGAGCGGGCAGAAGCTGCGCGCCTTCAACTGCGCGCGCAGCTCATCGAGGACGACCTCGACCCCACGCACGGTCTCCACGTAGTAGGCAGTTTCGCCGTCCACGCCAGCCGTGCGGGCGCCCCGATTGCCCCGTACCCGAGCCCAGGCGACCAGAAGGAACGCCGGGTCGGTGACGAGGTTGAACAGATCGTCGAACCGGCGATGAGGATCATCGCGAGCCCAACGGTGCAGCTTGGTCTGAATCTCCCGTACCCGTCGCTCGGCGCGGATCAGCGCCAGCTCCGGATCGTCGGTATTCACCGGCGGCCTCCGGGCATTTCAGTTCCTCCCTGCCGACTTGCTGGTCCCCTTCGCCATGTGCACGCCTTTCGCGTGCTCGGACTACTACGAGACCTCCGCCCCGCCCAGCGGTCCTCGGTCGGCAACGGACCTGCCCACCCGAGCGGGCTGGCTGCCCGCCTGGGGAGGGCAACCGCAAGGCGGTTCCCACGTTCACCACGGAATCGATCGATGAGGGAGGCGCCCGCCTTTACCCCGACAGCATCGCCACGCCTACGCCGCAGGCATTCAGCGTGGCCTCCCCGCCGGACCAGCCGACCCGGCTTCGGAGTTGACCAGCCCCGGGATCACCGAGACCTGGCCACGCACTGCACACCGGCCCATATCCACCAGGTTGGAGCCGGCACTGGACTTACGGGGCTTCAGACAGCGGTTCCTCTCGTACGCCTTCTCATCACTGCTTGCCGGACCCGGGCCGTCTGGCAGTGCCGACCCGTCCCGTGCGTTGTCAGGGCTGCTTCCCACCGTCGCGTGCGTTCCCACGTCCCGGCTGCCCTCAGCTTCACCAGGCAGCTGCGACTGCCCAGCGGTGGCGGTCTCTCACCTCCACTCGATTCCACAGCGCCTCGTGGCGCACCGGCGCCTTCCAGTAGTCCGAGGTCGCCTCCATCACCACCCGCTCCACGCCCAGCTCGCGCAGCCGGTCGGTCATCCCCAGCAGCGAGCGCGTCATCGTGGAGTAGGTCGAGACCTCCTGCATCCTCCGACCCGCCCGCCGTTGCCCGGGAACCCGGATACAGCACACCAACTCCGCCTTGCCGATATCCAGCGCGGCGACCCGCGCGATGATCTCCTCGGTCTCTTGCGTCTGTTCCAGCAATCTGCTCACCTCCGCGATGCCGACGAACACAGCACGGCGGTTGCCCGCAGGAGCCACCAGGGAGTCGAATCTGATCCGCGTGCTCGAAGCAACACTGAAGGGCCCATGGCATGGCTCCCAGTACCCGGCTGAGACACGACCTCAAGCGATCACAGTTGAACGGCCTCGGCGGGCAACCAGCCCGATTTTCAGCCCGGAACGGGCGCCCCACCAGGGGCATCGTCGGCTGAGACCACGGAAGGCGCAAGGGTTGCAGCCTGGGAAGGAACCTCTCCTCGGGCGGAGGAGGCCGGGGACTCAAAATCCGAAAAGGGGCCTTTTCGGCGACCCCGAAAATTGCTCTTGAAAGCCCGGAAACCCTTGCTGTGTAAGGGTTTCCGGGCTCGCGGGGCTTGACCGAAGGACACCCCGAGAAACCGCCTTTGACCCCTCCATCTGGCACGTATCTGGCACGTCGACACGCTCACGCATCGTGGGGGTGTGGCACTCCGCCCTCGGGCAGTCGGACACGCCCCTGGCAAGACAGCTCACGATTCCGCAGAATCACTCACGCCGAAATCAACAGGGGTGGATCCGGGCTAAGGGAGGGTCGACCCGATGGACGCGGTCCGGTCCGGTGTGAGCTGGGGCGCAACGATCCACTGCAGCGTGGCGAAACTCAGAGCGGCGACCACGGCCAGGGTGAGCAGCTGTCGGGTCACGGCGTGCCGGCGGGCGGGCCCGGTGGGGCAGGTGCGTCTGACCCGCAGCACCTGAACGCCGGAGACGGTGAGCAGGGCAGCGAGCCCGTACAGGGCACTGCCAGTTGAGACCCCGATGCCCGTTGCCGTCCCTGCGGCGACAGCCGGGGCGACGCCCACGCAACCCGCGCAGGCCGCGAGCAGACTGCTCAACGCCGCCGGGCCGATGGCGGGCGCCGCGGCGACGATCCCGGCAAGCATCCCGGCGCGGGTGGCCCGCACCGGGGGCACCGAGGTGGTTGCGCTGTCGCGGACGGCTCCGTCACGAACTGCACCCTCACCCATCGCGCCGTGCCCGGGACTCCGCGGCCGGGGAGATCTGCGGGGGAACGTCGGTGGCGAGCCGGTCCACTGTGGGGGCGCCGGGCGGCGCCGAGGTGGTCGCGGACGCGGCGCGCAGTCGGTGGTGTAAGGCGACGGCCGTCACGGCGAGGACGGTTAGGGCGGCCAGGGTGGCGACGGTGGTCGTGTGGGCCTGGAGCCAGGTGGAGACAGTGATGGAGAAGGCACCAAGACCGAGGCCGTTGCTAGTGCCACCGGTGGCGGCGGGATACCAGTACCACGCCAGGTAGGCACCGGTCAGGACCAAAACGGCGGCGCTGATGCGGGTGCCGTGCCGGGCCAGGGCGGTGATTTTGCCGGTGAGCGCGGCGCCCGCGGCGGCGGCGGTTACGGACACCAGCAGCAGGACGGCGGCGGCGCCGCTCGCGTAGGCGGCGAAGACGGCGAGCAGCCCGGCGTAGCTGGCGGTGGCCTGGGCCTGGCCGATGACGGCCAGCAGCACCCCGAGGGTGCAGGACAGCGACGCGGCGGCGTAGCCGACGCCGAAGGCGGCCAGGCGACGCGCGGAGGGTGGCCCCGCCGCTTCCCTGGAACCGGAGGGCAGCCTTATCCGCAGGCGCAGGGATCGGCCGGTGAGCATGACGGCGCCGAGCACCAGCAATGCGATGCCGGTGGCCAGGCCGAGCCAGGGTGCGGCGCTGATCAGTGCCCGTGCGCCGGCGCTGATCGCGAGGCCTACGACGGCCAGGGTCCCGGCGAAGCCGAGGGTCAGGGCTGCCCCGGCGCGCAGGGCGTAGAGCAACCGGACCGGCAGCGGTTCCTGCTCCCGATCGACGAGGGTGTGGGTGATCCAGGCCGGCAGCAGGGCGAACCCGCATGGGTTGACCGGGGCGATCATCCCGGCGGCGAAGGCGAGGGCGAGCAGGCCGTTCACGCCGGGATGGCTGCCTCGTCGAGAGCGGCGATGATCCGCTCGGCGGAAGGGTCGGTGCCGCGGTAGGTGACCGTCCCCGTGGCATCGATGACGATCAGGGTGGACAGGGCGGCGACCTTGAACCGCCGGGTGAGCACCGCGCCGGTGTCGATCGCGGCGGGCACGTTTTGGGCGTCGGTGTAGTCGAGGAACTTCAGGATGGTCTGCGTCGATTCACTCGGATCCATGTCTGCCGCGAGGAAGTCGGCCTGGATCCCAGCTTGTTCGGCCAACCGGGCGGCCTCGCCCAGGGACTTGACGCCGCCGGCGCATGAACCGCAGTTGACGGAGAAGAAGAACACCGCCACCGGGCGCCCGGCAGGTATCTCCAGCGTCTTCCCGTCGATGGTTGTGATCGCTGTGGTAACGGCCGCGGTCTGGGTCCTGGGCGTGATCGCGGAGGTCGTGATCGCGGGGCGCGGGGGTTCGGTCTGGGCCGCACCGCTGCCGGTGCTGGCGGTGTCGGCGTTGGTAGTACCGCCGGTACCGCAGGCGGCCAGCACCGACAACGCGACGCTCACCGCGACCGCGGCCGCGAGATGGCGCTTCGGGCGCGTCATCGGTGGTCTGCGCTTTCCGAGCGGTCAGCGCCGTCCGTTGACTGAGGTCTGGATGGGCAGCAGCCCCCGGCGCTGCGGTTCCCGTCGTTGCGTGGCCACCGCCGGGCGGTGAGACTGACCGCGACCAGTACGAGCATCGCTGCCGCGCCGATCGCCCAGGGGTCGCGCACCGCCCCGCCGATCGCGGCGAGCGTGCCTGCGGCCAGCAGGGCGGGACCGGCGCAACACACCACCATCAGCGCCCCCATCGCGAACCCGACGCGCCCGAGCTTGGCCGGCTGGCCGGGACCTGCGGCGCCGGGCCGCTCGTGTGCTCTATCGGATGCATCGTTCGTTCGGGGTGTCACGGTGGGACCTCCAGCTCGCGTGTTCTGCCGACACCCACATACTACTACGTATTCGTAGAAGC of the Sporichthya polymorpha DSM 43042 genome contains:
- a CDS encoding cytochrome c biogenesis CcdA family protein, whose product is MNGLLALAFAAGMIAPVNPCGFALLPAWITHTLVDREQEPLPVRLLYALRAGAALTLGFAGTLAVVGLAISAGARALISAAPWLGLATGIALLVLGAVMLTGRSLRLRIRLPSGSREAAGPPSARRLAAFGVGYAAASLSCTLGVLLAVIGQAQATASYAGLLAVFAAYASGAAAVLLLVSVTAAAAGAALTGKITALARHGTRISAAVLVLTGAYLAWYWYPAATGGTSNGLGLGAFSITVSTWLQAHTTTVATLAALTVLAVTAVALHHRLRAASATTSAPPGAPTVDRLATDVPPQISPAAESRARRDG
- a CDS encoding excisionase family DNA-binding protein → MPRTAIPAPRHPAEPTAPPVERMLLTVEEAAAAIGVGRSLMYELIAAGAVETVRVGRLRRVRPEALHDYVASLSQ
- a CDS encoding DUF1508 domain-containing protein is translated as MADQAHKFFDKAGKYRFRLKAGNGEIVAVGEAYDSLAGAKGGCEAVQRAADGAPIVETDD
- a CDS encoding TlpA family protein disulfide reductase, with product MSVALSVLAACGTGGTTNADTASTGSGAAQTEPPRPAITTSAITPRTQTAAVTTAITTIDGKTLEIPAGRPVAVFFFSVNCGSCAGGVKSLGEAARLAEQAGIQADFLAADMDPSESTQTILKFLDYTDAQNVPAAIDTGAVLTRRFKVAALSTLIVIDATGTVTYRGTDPSAERIIAALDEAAIPA
- the ltrA gene encoding group II intron reverse transcriptase/maturase, translated to MNTDDPELALIRAERRVREIQTKLHRWARDDPHRRFDDLFNLVTDPAFLLVAWARVRGNRGARTAGVDGETAYYVETVRGVEVVLDELRAQLKARSFCPLPVRERMIPKADGKWRRLGIAAVRDRVVQASLKLVLEPIFEADFLPCSYGFRPRRRAHDAVAEVRLLSSRSYEWVVEGDIKACFDEISHPALMDRVRARVGDKRVLALVKAFLKAGILGEDRVLRETDTGTPQGSILSPLLSNVALAVLDEYIVQAPGGSGASRHQRSKRRAQGLPNYRLVRYADDWCLLVHGTRADAEALREEMAEVLTGMGLRLSPEKTLITHIDEGLVFLGWRIQRHRKRGTNRYYVYTYPSRKAVMAVTGKVRALCRQIGTNQPLQILLLRINSLLRGWCAYFRPGVSSATFAYLGAYTWARVFAWLRRKHRRSTVKDIRRRYCGGRWWPTTAERMLFNPATVRTTRYRYRGAAIPTPWTAAG